One window from the genome of Plasmodium berghei ANKA genome assembly, chromosome: 3 encodes:
- a CDS encoding Sec61-gamma subunit of protein translocation complex, putative, whose amino-acid sequence MLNNVKIPEFVTDEEHPIGYIVTSIHDFVNDSVRLVRKCTKPSKKEYTNIVCACTIGFLIMGLIGYTIKLVFIPINNIFVGSY is encoded by the coding sequence ATGTTGAACAACGTTAAAATTCCCGAATTCGTAACCGATGAAGAGCACCCGATTGGATATATTGTAACCAGCATTCATGATTTTGTAAATGATAGTGTTAGATTAGTAAGAAAATGTACAAAACCAAGTAAAAAggaatatacaaatattgtATGTGCTTGTACGATTGGATTTTTAATTATGGGACTTATTGGATATACAATCAAATTAGTATTTATTCCGatcaataatatatttgttggCTCCTACTAA